Proteins encoded by one window of Electrophorus electricus isolate fEleEle1 chromosome 17, fEleEle1.pri, whole genome shotgun sequence:
- the fstb gene encoding follistatin b: MLQLLQLRQGVIALLIWLAHFMEEYKVQAGNCWLEQGKNGRCQVLYMSGMNREECCRSAQLGMAWTEEDVPSNTLFRWLLLNGGAPNCIPCKETCDNVDCGAGKRCKMKRNKPRCVCAPDCSNITFKGHVCGSDGKTYRNECARRRAKCKRNPNLVTQYQGRCKKTCHDVRCPGSSTCVVDQSNNAYCVSCNHVCPEVKSVEQHLCGNDGIVYNSVCHLRKATCILGRSIGVAYEGKCIDAQSCQDIHCPEGKRCLWDMQTGRGRCSVCEDECPESRPGDSVCASDNTTYPSECAMRHAACSLGLVLEVKHTGSCNCVDH, translated from the exons ATGCTACAGTTACTGCAGCTACGCCAGGGCGTGATCGCGCTTCTCATATGGCTCGCGCACTTCATGGAAGAGTATAAAGTGCAGG CTGGTAACTGCTGGCTGGAGCAAGGGAAGAATGGGAGATGTCAGGTCCTGTACATGTCTGGGATGAACCGCGAAGAATGCTGTAGAAGCGCGCAGCTGGGCATGGCGTGGACGGAAGAGGACGTGCCCAGCAACACATTATTTCGATGGTTGCTACTAAATGGCGGCGCACCGAATTGTATACCATGTAAAG AAACATGCGATAATGTGGACTGTGGCGCTGGAAAGAGATGTAAGATGAAGAGAAACAAACCACGATGTGTGTGCGCGCCGGACTGCTCCAACATAACCTTTAAGGGCCATGTCTGTGGCTCGGATGGAAAAACATACCGCAATGAGTGTGCTCGCCGCAGAGCAAAGTGCAAGAGAAACCCCAACCTGGTCACCCAGTATCAGGGCAGGTGCAAGA AAACGTGCCATGATGTCCGATGCCCAGGTTCCTCCACGTGTGTGGTGGACCAGAGCAACAATGCCTACTGCGTGAGCTGCAACCACGTGTGCCCTGAGGTCAAGTCAGTTGAGCAGCACCTGTGTGGGAATGATGGCATTGTTTATAACAGCGTGTGCCATCTCCGGAAAGCAACGTGTATTTTGGGAAGATCTATTGGGGTCGCCTACGAGGGTAAATGCATAG ATGCCCAATCATGTCAGGATATCCACTGTCCAGAGGGGAAGAGGTGTTTGTGGGACATGCAGACAGGACGCGGCCGCTGCTCTGTATGTGAGGATGAATGTCCAGAGAGTCGTCCTGGAGATAGTGTGTGCGCTAGTGACAACACCACCTACCCTAGTGAGTGTGCCATGCGTCACGCTGCCTGCTCCCTGGGGCTGGTCCTGGAGGTCAAGCACACTGGCTCCTGCAATT GCGTAGACCACTGA
- the LOC113576239 gene encoding molybdopterin synthase sulfur carrier subunit: protein MSIEVSVLYFAKSAELAGVKSETLCVRADITSIQLWQELEKRHPKLLGVREQVVFAVRQEYVALGEQRLSLSEGDEVAVIPPLSGG from the exons ATGAGTATCGAG GTGTCGGTGTTGTACTTTGCGAAAAGTGCTGAACTAGCTGGGGTGAAATCAGAGACTTTATGCGTCCGAGCTGATATAACGTCCATTCAGCTGTGGCAAGAACTAGAGAAGCGACATCCAAA ACTATTAGGTGTGCGTGAGCAAGTTGTATTCGCGGTGCGTCAGGAGTACGTAGCTCTTGGGGAACAGCGCCTGAGCCTGAGTGAAGGGGACGAAGTTGCAGTTATCCCGCCGCTCAGTGGAGGGTAA
- the LOC113576233 gene encoding molybdopterin synthase catalytic subunit, whose protein sequence is MAEDGGSYLDLIKLTTDKLSIDTVSDSVTCSSCGAVSLFLGTTRDHFEGKTVVQLEYEAYVPMAESELRKICADIRATWPTVRHICIHHRLGVVPITETSVIIAVSSPHRHDSLEAVKYCIDTLKATVPIWKKEIYESEEPCWKENKECKWAESRLKSKAS, encoded by the exons ATGGCAGAAGATGGAGGCAGTTATCTAGACCTTATTAAACTCACCACTGACAAGCTCTCCATTGATACTGTGTCAGACTCTGTAACATGTTCCTCCTGTGGAGCCGTATCGTTATTTCTTG GGACTACCAGAGACCACTTTGAGGGGAAGACTGTCGTTCAGCTTGAATACGAAGCATATGTACCCATGGCAGAGTCTGAGCTGAGGAAAATATGTGCTGACATTAGAGCAACATGGCCAACTGTCCGGCATATCTGCATTCATCACAGGCTTGG TGTGGTTCCCATTACAGAGACCAGTGTTATAATTGCAGTCTCATCACCTCACCGTCATGATTCTCTAGAGGCTGTGAAGTACTGCATAGACACTCTGAAAGCTACTGTCCCTATCTGGAAAAAG gaGATTTATGAATCAGAGGAGCCATGCTGGAAAGAGAACAAGGAGTGCAAATGGGCAGAAAGTAGGCTCAAGAGCAAAGCAAGCTGA